One window from the genome of Haloprofundus halobius encodes:
- a CDS encoding APC family permease, whose product MSDDGGFGVGTSTALGVGGIVGGGIYAAIGIVVAAAGVLTWFAYALATVVVLCCAYSYVKLNELTEESGGSVSFIEELTGRTTTAGVVGWTLVVGYIGTMAMYAYAFGAYGQMMLGVEYVWGLPLRQFLSIGVVATFVGLNLLGASSTAAVERYLVFVQAGVIAVFGFVALWFGFSNQLLQSGLSELTRSITSLDINPFLAASVGFVSFEGWQLLFYDQDQFDDPDETLAKGVFLSIPIAAFIYVLVGFVITSLLPEEVVAAQPEAALLYGALVISKWLALAVGIAGLISTASAINSTIFSEALFAKNLISEGILPDRMGDADEQAAPPRTVLVIGFFTAAFTSLGSLEAVVEFASLSFIAVFGAMSALTLTNRDRGDINVVPPLVGTVGSVAFFAMLTWYLYAQLPSVFWLVVGIAVAVFTVEALYFERESLEEGM is encoded by the coding sequence GTGAGCGACGACGGAGGCTTCGGCGTCGGAACGTCGACCGCACTCGGCGTCGGCGGAATCGTCGGTGGCGGAATCTACGCGGCGATCGGCATCGTCGTCGCCGCCGCCGGGGTGCTGACGTGGTTCGCCTACGCGCTCGCCACCGTCGTCGTGCTCTGTTGTGCCTACTCGTACGTGAAGCTCAACGAACTGACCGAGGAGAGCGGCGGGTCGGTCTCGTTCATCGAGGAGTTGACCGGCCGGACGACGACTGCGGGCGTCGTCGGGTGGACGCTCGTCGTCGGATACATCGGAACGATGGCGATGTACGCGTACGCGTTCGGTGCGTACGGGCAGATGATGCTCGGCGTGGAGTACGTCTGGGGACTCCCGCTTCGACAGTTCCTCTCGATAGGCGTCGTCGCCACGTTCGTCGGACTGAACCTCCTCGGTGCCTCCTCGACGGCCGCCGTGGAGCGGTATCTCGTGTTCGTGCAGGCGGGCGTCATCGCGGTCTTCGGCTTCGTCGCGCTCTGGTTCGGCTTCTCGAATCAGCTCCTCCAGAGCGGTCTCTCGGAGCTGACGCGATCGATTACGAGTCTCGACATCAACCCGTTTCTCGCCGCCTCCGTCGGCTTCGTCTCGTTCGAGGGGTGGCAGTTGCTCTTCTACGACCAGGATCAGTTCGACGACCCCGACGAGACGCTCGCCAAGGGCGTGTTCCTCTCGATTCCCATCGCGGCGTTCATATACGTCCTCGTGGGGTTCGTCATCACGAGCCTCCTTCCCGAGGAAGTGGTCGCCGCCCAACCCGAGGCGGCGCTGCTGTACGGAGCCCTCGTCATCTCGAAGTGGCTCGCGCTCGCCGTCGGCATCGCCGGACTCATCTCGACGGCGAGCGCCATCAACTCGACGATATTCAGCGAAGCCCTCTTCGCGAAGAACCTGATCTCCGAGGGTATCCTCCCCGACAGAATGGGCGACGCCGACGAGCAGGCCGCTCCGCCGCGGACCGTCCTCGTCATCGGCTTCTTCACGGCGGCGTTCACGAGTCTCGGCAGTCTCGAAGCCGTCGTCGAGTTCGCGTCGCTCTCGTTTATCGCGGTCTTCGGCGCGATGAGCGCGCTTACCTTGACGAACCGCGATAGGGGCGACATCAACGTCGTTCCCCCACTAGTCGGCACCGTCGGGTCGGTCGCCTTCTTCGCCATGCTCACGTGGTATCTCTACGCACAGCTTCCGTCGGTGTTCTGGCTCGTCGTCGGCATCGCGGTCGCGGTCTTCACCGTCGAGGCGCTGTACTTCGAGCGCGAGTCGCTCGAAGAAGGGATGTAG
- a CDS encoding ArsR/SmtB family transcription factor, with product MPETTTDERLRRYLRDELGECRSEDLQQRLSELDDLEALIDEETISSDVRTLSALGNETRYRLVRMLVEADSELCVCEITPLMDVSDSAVSHAFSTLVDAGLVRKRKDGRWRKYRATTRANALLAVLDGTR from the coding sequence GTGCCTGAAACAACGACGGACGAGCGGCTTCGTCGGTATCTGCGGGACGAACTGGGCGAGTGTCGAAGTGAGGACCTCCAACAACGACTCAGTGAACTCGACGACCTCGAAGCACTGATCGATGAGGAGACGATCTCGAGTGACGTTCGGACGCTATCGGCGCTCGGTAACGAGACGCGATATCGACTCGTTCGAATGCTCGTCGAGGCGGACAGCGAGCTCTGTGTCTGCGAAATCACGCCGCTGATGGACGTTAGCGATAGCGCCGTGAGTCACGCGTTCTCCACGCTAGTAGACGCTGGACTCGTCCGCAAACGAAAGGACGGTCGCTGGCGAAAGTACCGGGCGACGACGAGAGCGAACGCGCTTCTCGCCGTTCTCGACGGAACACGGTAA
- a CDS encoding low molecular weight phosphatase family protein, translating to MSDDVVTFGFVCVQNAGRSQMSAAFAERERQRRGLEDRVEIVTGGTMPADEVHPEVVEAMRELDIDLSDRVPREVSDEQLNACDVVATMGCSTLELDANVEVRDWDLDDPHGQDIERVREIRDEIERRVVSLFDEQFTDQ from the coding sequence ATGAGCGACGATGTCGTGACGTTCGGATTCGTTTGTGTCCAGAACGCCGGTCGAAGTCAGATGTCCGCTGCGTTTGCAGAGCGGGAACGGCAACGACGCGGCCTCGAAGATCGCGTCGAGATCGTCACGGGTGGCACGATGCCAGCCGACGAGGTTCACCCCGAAGTCGTCGAAGCGATGCGAGAACTGGATATCGACCTGTCGGACCGCGTACCGCGGGAGGTCAGCGACGAGCAACTCAACGCGTGCGACGTCGTCGCGACGATGGGCTGTTCGACGCTCGAACTCGACGCCAACGTCGAAGTTCGAGACTGGGACCTAGACGACCCCCACGGGCAGGATATCGAACGCGTCCGCGAGATTCGCGACGAGATCGAGCGGCGGGTGGTCTCCCTTTTCGACGAACAGTTCACCGATCAGTAG
- a CDS encoding arsenic resistance protein gives MGTKDRLQQNQVVVYGVAVTLAIVAGLGKPSVSSLFEPLINPVLAVLLYVTFLEIPFTRLRHAFTNGRFMAAALGMNFLVVPVVVFGLTRFLPQDPVILVGAFMVLLTPCIDYVITFTELAGGDSEQITAATPVLMLVQLLLLPAYLWLLMGQQVAEFVEAGPFIEAFVLIIALPLTLAWLTEFWADRSETGDRWEGAMGWLPVPMMGATLFVVIASQLPRVQDSIGQIAVVVPVYVAFLIVMPLLGRLAAGLFQMDIGESRALVFTSVTRNSLVILPLALALPSGYALAPAVVVTQTLVELTGMVVLTRVVPGRLLPNGPSTSILSES, from the coding sequence ATGGGTACGAAGGACCGACTCCAGCAGAATCAAGTCGTAGTCTACGGAGTCGCGGTCACACTCGCAATCGTCGCTGGTCTCGGGAAACCGAGCGTGAGCTCGCTTTTCGAACCGCTCATCAATCCCGTCTTGGCGGTGCTGTTGTACGTGACGTTCCTCGAAATTCCGTTCACCAGGCTCCGCCACGCGTTCACGAATGGGCGGTTCATGGCGGCAGCCCTCGGAATGAACTTCCTCGTCGTCCCGGTCGTCGTCTTCGGTCTCACTCGGTTTCTGCCGCAGGATCCGGTGATTCTCGTGGGTGCGTTCATGGTGCTGCTGACGCCCTGTATCGACTACGTCATCACGTTCACGGAACTCGCGGGGGGAGACTCCGAGCAGATCACCGCCGCGACGCCGGTACTGATGCTCGTCCAACTGCTGTTGCTCCCGGCGTACCTGTGGCTGCTCATGGGTCAGCAAGTGGCGGAGTTCGTCGAGGCGGGACCGTTCATCGAGGCGTTCGTCCTGATTATCGCGCTTCCGCTGACGCTCGCGTGGCTCACGGAGTTCTGGGCCGACCGCTCCGAGACGGGCGACCGCTGGGAGGGCGCTATGGGCTGGTTACCGGTTCCGATGATGGGTGCGACGCTGTTCGTGGTAATCGCATCTCAGCTTCCTCGCGTGCAGGACTCGATCGGCCAGATTGCGGTTGTCGTCCCGGTGTACGTCGCGTTCTTGATCGTGATGCCACTGCTCGGTCGGCTCGCGGCGGGTCTCTTCCAGATGGACATCGGCGAGAGTCGTGCGCTCGTGTTCACGTCGGTAACGCGGAACTCGCTCGTCATCCTTCCGCTGGCACTTGCGTTACCGTCGGGGTACGCGCTCGCACCGGCAGTCGTCGTGACCCAGACGCTGGTCGAACTCACGGGAATGGTCGTTCTGACGAGGGTGGTTCCCGGCCGGCTCCTTCCGAACGGTCCGTCGACGTCGATTCTCAGCGAGTCGTAG
- a CDS encoding MEDS domain-containing protein, which yields MNKSVEEGTQRTVSDAQHGLKALRQSLAFTGPVEPPSDHEHTNDHLALIYENRDEQFAAVVPYIRQGLERGERCVYITNENSRETVVEAMQSRGIDVDDALESGALSIHDEQETYLRNGSFDPEDTLAFLDDAITEAAEEYEALRVTGEMTFILDDDAPVDDLLKCESKANYLFRDVNGMALCQYNRNRFQPEVIRDVINTHPHLIHGNRVSHNSYYSPPSEFLGPERPAREVERMLGTLREQTDAKAELEGRQRRANRLNEVIASSDQTFEEKLQALFELGCDRFDLELGALARVDTEDDWFEVELISDEHEHFEPGVELPLSQTYCTAATEIKAAGSVSDPHGEGYDDITVYQEFGIRAYLGTYVELSGDADRTFFFVTSEPREHGFSDDEHAFIESMGQWVKYELERRLREQELHERTEHLSALVETTPECIKTVAPDGTLLQMNPAGLEMVEADSESDVTGECVYNLIAPEHREKFREFNEEICRGEHGTLEFDIVGLDGTRRHMETHAAPLRRPDGTSAHVALTRDITEQVAREAELERTIYQLQQSNNRLQQFAYAASHDLQEPLRMISSYLQLLENRYRDELDEDAKDYIDFAVDGADRMRLMVDDLLAFSRIEQADGEFEPVEGDAVIERVTADLRMQIEESGAEIVTHSLPTVVGDRKQLDQLFNNLISNAIKYNDSDPPSVEITAEERTDHWQFSVTDNGIGIDPDSTERIFEVFKRLHRDDESPGTGIGLSLCQEIVENHAGKIWVDSTPGEGSTFSFTLSKQPTN from the coding sequence ATGAATAAGTCGGTTGAAGAGGGAACTCAACGCACCGTGTCGGATGCTCAGCACGGCCTCAAAGCGTTGCGTCAAAGCCTAGCGTTCACCGGGCCCGTCGAGCCCCCCAGCGACCACGAACATACTAACGACCATCTTGCTCTCATCTACGAGAACCGCGACGAACAGTTCGCGGCAGTCGTCCCCTACATCCGTCAGGGCCTCGAACGAGGCGAGCGATGCGTCTACATCACGAACGAAAACTCCCGGGAAACGGTCGTAGAGGCGATGCAGTCCCGGGGTATTGACGTTGACGACGCCCTCGAATCAGGAGCGTTGTCGATTCACGACGAGCAGGAGACTTATCTTCGAAACGGATCGTTCGACCCGGAAGATACACTCGCCTTCCTTGACGACGCCATTACTGAAGCCGCTGAGGAGTACGAAGCACTCCGAGTGACCGGCGAGATGACGTTTATCCTCGACGATGACGCCCCCGTCGACGACCTCTTAAAGTGCGAGAGTAAAGCCAATTACCTATTTCGGGACGTGAACGGGATGGCGCTTTGCCAGTACAACCGAAACCGGTTCCAGCCGGAAGTCATCCGCGACGTCATCAACACCCACCCTCACCTGATTCACGGCAACAGGGTGAGCCACAACTCCTACTACTCGCCACCTTCGGAGTTCCTCGGTCCGGAACGGCCCGCTCGCGAGGTCGAGCGGATGTTGGGAACGCTCCGTGAGCAGACCGACGCGAAAGCGGAACTAGAGGGGCGCCAGCGGCGCGCAAACAGGCTAAACGAGGTTATCGCCAGTTCGGATCAGACGTTCGAGGAGAAACTCCAGGCCTTGTTCGAGTTGGGCTGCGATCGGTTCGATCTCGAACTTGGGGCTCTGGCCCGAGTCGATACGGAGGACGACTGGTTCGAGGTCGAGTTGATCAGCGATGAGCACGAACACTTCGAGCCCGGCGTCGAGCTTCCGTTGTCGCAGACCTACTGTACTGCCGCCACAGAAATCAAAGCCGCCGGGAGCGTCTCGGACCCTCACGGGGAGGGATACGACGATATCACCGTCTATCAGGAGTTCGGTATCCGGGCGTATCTGGGGACCTACGTCGAGCTGTCCGGCGATGCCGATCGGACGTTCTTCTTCGTCACCTCCGAACCGAGAGAGCACGGATTCTCGGACGACGAACACGCGTTTATCGAGTCGATGGGTCAGTGGGTGAAGTACGAACTCGAACGCCGACTGCGAGAGCAGGAGTTACACGAGCGCACCGAGCATCTGAGTGCGCTCGTCGAAACCACGCCCGAATGTATCAAGACCGTCGCTCCCGACGGTACCCTTCTCCAGATGAATCCCGCCGGACTGGAGATGGTGGAAGCCGATTCGGAATCGGACGTGACCGGAGAATGCGTCTATAACCTGATCGCCCCCGAACACCGTGAGAAGTTTCGCGAGTTCAACGAGGAGATCTGTCGGGGTGAACACGGGACCTTGGAGTTCGACATCGTCGGGCTGGATGGTACACGTCGCCACATGGAAACGCACGCAGCACCGCTTCGTCGTCCCGACGGTACGAGTGCTCACGTTGCGCTCACCCGCGATATCACCGAACAGGTCGCCCGTGAAGCGGAACTCGAGAGGACGATCTACCAGCTTCAACAGTCGAACAACCGGCTACAACAGTTCGCCTACGCTGCCTCCCACGATCTTCAGGAACCGTTGCGGATGATCTCCAGCTACCTGCAACTGCTCGAGAACAGATACAGAGATGAACTCGATGAGGACGCGAAAGACTACATCGACTTCGCGGTTGACGGGGCCGATCGCATGCGGTTGATGGTCGACGATCTCCTCGCGTTTTCGCGGATCGAACAGGCCGACGGGGAGTTCGAACCGGTCGAGGGAGACGCGGTCATCGAACGGGTCACGGCCGATCTTCGGATGCAGATCGAAGAAAGCGGCGCAGAGATCGTGACCCACTCACTCCCGACGGTGGTGGGGGATAGGAAGCAACTCGATCAGCTGTTCAACAATCTCATCTCGAACGCCATCAAGTACAACGACTCCGATCCCCCGTCTGTCGAAATCACCGCCGAAGAACGGACCGATCACTGGCAGTTCTCGGTCACCGATAACGGCATTGGTATCGACCCGGACAGCACCGAGCGGATTTTCGAGGTCTTCAAGCGACTTCACCGCGACGACGAGTCTCCCGGAACCGGAATCGGTCTCTCGCTGTGTCAGGAGATCGTTGAGAATCACGCTGGTAAGATTTGGGTCGATTCTACCCCCGGGGAGGGTTCGACATTCTCCTTTACGCTTTCGAAACAACCAACGAACTGA
- a CDS encoding metal-dependent transcriptional regulator, translating to MNTADQYLKAIYLIQEMEDGPAATGALAKMLDVSPASANEMIGKLEDRGLAEHEKYKGVRLSDEGIVRARDALQTYCIIERFLTNVLEVEDFRGEARELESVIDDTVAERLDTIIDRNSECPDCFDPETDACRYLEVEPENFAD from the coding sequence ATGAACACGGCAGACCAGTACCTGAAAGCCATCTACCTCATCCAAGAGATGGAGGACGGCCCTGCGGCGACGGGCGCACTCGCGAAGATGCTCGACGTGAGCCCCGCCAGCGCCAACGAGATGATCGGGAAACTCGAAGACAGGGGACTCGCCGAGCACGAGAAGTACAAGGGCGTCCGCCTCTCCGACGAGGGAATCGTCCGCGCCCGCGACGCACTCCAGACGTACTGCATCATCGAGCGGTTTCTGACGAACGTCCTCGAAGTCGAGGATTTCCGGGGGGAGGCCCGCGAACTGGAGAGCGTCATCGACGACACCGTCGCCGAGCGCCTCGACACCATCATCGACCGGAACTCGGAGTGCCCGGACTGCTTCGACCCCGAGACCGACGCCTGTCGGTATCTCGAAGTCGAACCGGAGAATTTCGCCGACTGA
- a CDS encoding ferritin-like domain-containing protein, which translates to MSVGHRVGSDHQLARLLQIGIVLEEVVEARAYHHYQSLSADERELDAEIEQLLEHAADESAEHRQRLEAIIDELDAESIPFEDIETLVEARYGKTKPDDFDGVLYDQLCNEETAYKFYDDLIEGIEASDATFSIERERLLSVLRDIRAEEAEGVEEVTKIMETRE; encoded by the coding sequence GTGAGCGTCGGCCACCGTGTGGGCTCGGACCACCAACTCGCACGCCTGCTCCAGATAGGAATCGTGCTGGAAGAGGTGGTCGAAGCCCGCGCGTACCACCACTACCAGTCCCTGTCCGCCGACGAGCGTGAACTCGACGCGGAGATAGAGCAGCTACTGGAACACGCCGCCGACGAGTCCGCCGAACACCGCCAGCGACTGGAAGCGATCATCGACGAACTCGACGCCGAGAGCATCCCGTTCGAGGACATCGAGACGCTCGTCGAAGCGCGCTACGGGAAGACGAAACCCGACGACTTCGACGGCGTCCTCTACGACCAACTCTGCAACGAGGAGACCGCCTACAAGTTCTACGACGACCTCATCGAGGGCATCGAGGCGAGCGACGCGACGTTCTCTATCGAACGGGAGCGTCTGCTCTCGGTCCTCCGCGACATCCGCGCCGAAGAGGCCGAGGGCGTCGAAGAGGTGACCAAAATCATGGAGACACGAGAATGA
- the sufD gene encoding Fe-S cluster assembly protein SufD, producing MSGVQLPSSLSEETIREISEERDEPEWLLQRRLDAFEALDELPLPDVIQTPGRRWTNLEALDFETLVDPLNQSDETERVAEGDAVVLSFTEALDEHEELVREHFGTVLDPEHNYLTALSAALFTTGTFVYVPEGVDAGDVKIRAKMNSRSLFSQTLVVTEESASTTILEGTETGTGSDEIEGERYFSNLVEVAAGENSYVQYGSLQNLDEETYHFTLKRGHADTYATINWIEGNLGSRLTRSDVETNLVGDSSETKIVGAFFGHNDQHFDVNARVWHEAEHTTADLVTRGVLDDEARSVYEGVQDVGEDAWDTSSYQRENTLMLSDESEADASPKLIIHNHDTEASHSATVGQVDREELFYMTSRSIDPETARNMLVEGFFVPVLEEIAVDEFRDDLDDLIVQRLQ from the coding sequence ATGAGCGGCGTACAACTCCCATCCAGCCTCTCGGAGGAGACGATTCGAGAGATCTCCGAGGAGCGAGACGAACCAGAGTGGCTGCTCCAGCGACGCCTCGACGCGTTCGAGGCGCTCGACGAACTCCCGCTACCGGACGTCATCCAGACGCCCGGCCGCCGCTGGACGAACCTCGAAGCGCTCGACTTCGAGACCCTCGTCGACCCGCTGAACCAGTCCGACGAGACCGAGCGCGTCGCCGAGGGCGACGCCGTCGTCCTCTCGTTCACGGAGGCGCTCGACGAGCACGAGGAGCTCGTCCGCGAGCACTTCGGCACAGTGCTCGACCCCGAGCACAACTACCTCACGGCGCTCTCCGCGGCGCTGTTCACCACCGGCACGTTCGTCTACGTCCCCGAGGGCGTCGACGCCGGTGACGTGAAGATTCGCGCGAAGATGAACTCCCGCTCGCTGTTCAGCCAGACGCTCGTCGTCACCGAGGAGTCGGCGTCGACGACGATTCTGGAAGGAACGGAGACGGGCACCGGAAGCGACGAAATCGAGGGCGAGCGCTACTTCAGCAACCTCGTTGAAGTCGCCGCCGGCGAGAACAGCTACGTCCAGTACGGTTCGCTGCAGAACCTCGACGAGGAGACGTACCACTTCACGCTGAAGCGCGGCCACGCCGACACGTACGCGACGATAAACTGGATCGAGGGCAACCTCGGCTCCCGGCTGACGCGCTCGGACGTGGAGACGAACCTCGTCGGCGACTCCTCGGAGACGAAAATCGTCGGCGCGTTCTTCGGCCACAACGACCAGCACTTCGACGTGAACGCCCGCGTCTGGCACGAGGCCGAACACACGACGGCCGACCTCGTCACCCGCGGCGTGCTCGACGACGAGGCGCGCTCGGTGTACGAGGGCGTTCAGGACGTCGGCGAGGACGCGTGGGACACGAGCTCCTACCAGCGCGAGAACACGCTCATGCTCTCCGACGAGTCCGAGGCCGACGCCTCGCCGAAGCTCATCATCCACAACCACGACACCGAAGCCAGTCACTCGGCGACGGTCGGACAGGTGGACCGGGAGGAGCTGTTCTACATGACCTCGCGCTCCATCGACCCGGAGACTGCGCGGAACATGCTCGTCGAAGGCTTCTTCGTGCCCGTGCTCGAAGAGATCGCGGTCGACGAGTTCCGCGACGATCTCGACGACCTCATCGTCCAGCGGCTGCAGTAA
- the sufB gene encoding Fe-S cluster assembly protein SufB, whose translation MSSEQDHLKETDTEARFEFKKEQKSSFKADKGLTEETIRVISEDKDEPEWMLQRRLRALKQFQKMPMPTDWPGQPDLSEVDVDKIVPYIRPDVETRGGVDDWTDLPDEIKDTFDKLGIPEAEKNALSGVGAQYESEVVYQNMQERWEEKGVVFMNMDQAVQEHEDLVKEYFMTKCVPPSDNKFAALHGAIWSGGSFVYVPEDTTVDMPVQAYFRMNSEGMGQFEHTLIVAEEGSEVHYIEGCSAPKYSAFNLHSGGVEVFVGEDAHVQYSTVQNWSKNTYNLNTKRAIVEKGGRMEWISGSMGSKATMLYPASILKGRGASDNHITIAFAGADQNIDTGAKVYHNAPETKSTIESKSISKDGGRTNYRGLVHIADGAYDSSTAVECDALMFDNESTSDTMPYMEINESRVDVAHEATVGKIGDEDIFYLQSRGLDDDDAKQMIVSGFIEPITEELPIEYAVELNRLVELEMEGSLG comes from the coding sequence ATGAGTTCAGAACAAGACCACCTAAAAGAGACCGACACCGAGGCCCGCTTCGAGTTCAAGAAGGAGCAGAAATCCTCCTTCAAAGCAGACAAGGGTCTCACGGAGGAGACCATCCGGGTCATCTCCGAAGACAAAGACGAACCAGAGTGGATGCTGCAACGGCGTCTCCGCGCGCTGAAGCAGTTCCAGAAGATGCCGATGCCGACCGACTGGCCCGGCCAGCCGGACCTCTCGGAAGTCGACGTCGACAAGATCGTCCCGTACATCCGACCAGACGTCGAGACGCGCGGCGGCGTCGACGACTGGACGGACCTTCCAGACGAGATCAAGGACACCTTCGACAAACTCGGCATCCCGGAAGCCGAGAAGAACGCGCTCTCGGGCGTCGGCGCGCAGTACGAGTCCGAGGTCGTCTACCAGAACATGCAGGAGCGCTGGGAGGAGAAAGGCGTCGTCTTCATGAACATGGACCAGGCGGTCCAGGAGCACGAAGACCTCGTCAAGGAGTACTTCATGACGAAGTGCGTCCCCCCGAGCGACAACAAGTTCGCGGCGCTTCACGGCGCGATCTGGTCCGGCGGGTCGTTCGTCTACGTTCCAGAGGACACGACCGTCGACATGCCCGTGCAGGCGTACTTCCGTATGAACTCCGAGGGGATGGGCCAGTTCGAGCACACGCTCATCGTCGCCGAGGAGGGCTCGGAAGTCCACTACATCGAGGGCTGCAGCGCGCCGAAGTACTCGGCGTTCAACCTCCACTCCGGCGGCGTCGAAGTGTTCGTCGGCGAGGACGCCCACGTCCAGTACTCGACGGTGCAGAACTGGTCGAAGAACACCTACAACCTCAACACCAAACGCGCCATCGTCGAGAAGGGCGGCCGCATGGAGTGGATTTCGGGCTCCATGGGCTCGAAGGCGACGATGCTCTACCCCGCGTCCATCCTGAAGGGCCGCGGCGCGTCCGACAACCACATCACCATCGCGTTCGCGGGTGCCGACCAGAACATCGACACCGGCGCGAAGGTGTACCACAACGCCCCCGAGACGAAGTCGACCATCGAGTCCAAGAGTATCAGTAAGGACGGCGGCCGCACCAACTACCGTGGTCTCGTCCACATCGCCGACGGGGCGTACGACTCCTCGACGGCCGTCGAGTGCGACGCGCTGATGTTCGACAACGAGTCCACCTCGGACACGATGCCGTACATGGAGATCAACGAGTCGCGCGTCGACGTCGCTCACGAGGCGACCGTCGGCAAGATCGGCGACGAGGACATCTTCTACCTGCAGTCGCGCGGTCTCGACGACGACGACGCCAAGCAGATGATCGTCTCCGGGTTCATCGAGCCGATCACGGAAGAACTGCCCATCGAGTACGCGGTCGAACTCAACCGCCTCGTCGAACTCGAAATGGAGGGGAGCCTCGGATAG
- a CDS encoding ABC transporter ATP-binding protein: protein MATLEIKNLHAEVAVEDGEKILRGVDLEVKSGEIHALMGPNGSGKSTTAKIIAGHPAYEVTDGEILLHLDENEFGEEFEIPEEKRTWNLLELEPNERAALGIFLGFQYPAEIEGVTMTNFLRQALNAKLEEREELFEEDEGDDAEEDEESGYDTSPMEGPADEGEVGVAEFQQLLKEKMELLDMDEKFAQRYLNAGFSGGEKKQNEVLQAAILEPSIAVLDEIDSGLDIDRLQDVSEGINALRDEQGTGILQITHYQRILDYVEPDVVHIMLDGQVVKEGGPELAVELEDKGYDWVREQTYETA from the coding sequence ATGGCAACACTCGAAATCAAGAACCTCCACGCGGAGGTCGCAGTCGAGGACGGAGAGAAGATCCTCCGGGGCGTCGATTTGGAAGTCAAATCGGGCGAGATCCACGCCCTGATGGGACCGAACGGGTCGGGGAAGTCGACGACGGCGAAGATCATCGCCGGTCACCCCGCCTACGAGGTCACGGACGGAGAGATTCTGCTCCACCTCGACGAGAACGAGTTCGGCGAGGAGTTCGAGATTCCCGAGGAGAAGCGGACGTGGAACCTCCTCGAACTGGAACCGAACGAGCGCGCGGCGCTCGGCATCTTCCTCGGCTTCCAGTACCCCGCCGAAATCGAGGGCGTCACGATGACGAACTTCCTCCGTCAGGCGCTCAACGCCAAACTCGAAGAGCGCGAAGAACTGTTCGAGGAGGACGAGGGCGACGACGCCGAGGAGGACGAGGAGTCGGGCTACGACACCTCCCCGATGGAGGGCCCCGCCGACGAGGGCGAAGTCGGTGTTGCCGAGTTCCAACAGCTCCTGAAAGAGAAGATGGAGCTGCTCGACATGGACGAGAAGTTCGCCCAGCGTTACCTCAACGCGGGCTTCTCCGGCGGCGAGAAGAAGCAGAACGAGGTACTGCAAGCGGCGATTCTCGAACCGTCCATCGCGGTGCTCGACGAGATCGACTCCGGTCTCGACATCGACCGCCTGCAGGACGTCTCCGAGGGCATCAACGCGCTCCGCGACGAGCAGGGGACGGGCATACTGCAGATCACGCACTACCAGCGCATCCTCGACTACGTCGAACCCGACGTCGTCCACATCATGCTCGACGGCCAGGTCGTCAAGGAGGGCGGCCCGGAACTCGCCGTCGAACTCGAGGACAAGGGGTACGACTGGGTCCGCGAGCAGACCTACGAGACAGCCTGA